Sequence from the Flavobacterium sp. TR2 genome:
AAGACAAACAGCATCCTTTTCAGGTTTTTTGCGACGAAACAACCACGACTGTTTTAGGAACTTCTTTTACGGTTAAAGAATCTGAAAACGAACACGTGACTGTTGAACTTTTTGAGGGAAGCGTTCAGATGAATGTAAAAGGCCAAAGCCAAAAATGGATTTTGAAACCAGGCGATAAATTCACATACGGAAATCAAACTGTTTCGGTAACAGAGTTTAGCCGATTTGTAGATTTTGACAACGAAACACTATCTGTTATCAGTCGTTATATTGAGGAAAACTATGGCTACAAAGTCAATATTCCAAAAGAAAATCTCGATCAGAAAATCACTATCCGAATCAATAAAAGAGAAGATTTAAAAACAATTTTACAATTACTATCCGAAATGTATAACCTAAACTTTGAAATAAATGAAGATTTAAGACAGATCACTTTTCAATAAAAAAAACAAAAAAGGATGCAAGCCGCGAAACTACACATCCTCCTAATGTTCAAGATAACATTAAGTTATCCATTTAATAATATTCAAAAATACAAAATTTCATGAAGCATATAATTTCAGCGTGCTTTTTTTTATTCAGTTTAAGTATGTCTGCCCAGAGCGTCACGGTAACTGTAGATCAAAATGTAACTTTAAAAGAATTCTTCAAACAGATTGAAAGTCAAACCGATTTTAAATTTGCTTTTACAGACCAGATCGACACCAGTAAAAAGTATTTTACACAGAAAAATACCTACAAAAATGTCGAAATCAGCAAGCTTATTACAGAATTAAATCAAACTTCGACTGTACAGTTTTCGATCGTCGGCAACAATATTTTTGTAAAGCAGAAAGTTCAAAACCAGAAGCCAGCCAAAAAAAAAAGCAAGCTGACCGGCCACGTTTATGATGATGAAAGGCAGCCTGTAATTGGTGCCAATATTTTTATTAAAGAACTGGAAACGGGAGTTGTAACAGACGCTAACGGAAAATACAGCATTGATCTGCCAAACGGAACTTATACCGTACAGGTGAGCTATGTTGGTTTTAAAAATGAAGAAAAACGGGTTTCGATTTCAGACGACACTAAAACCAACTTCAACATAGATTCTGACAGTCAGCAATTGGGAGAAGTTATTGTAATGAACAGTAAAGCGGTTGACATTAAAACCACTCAAATGAGTGTTAACAAGCTTACAATGCAGGAAATCAAAAGAATTCCTGTTGCCATGGGAGAGCCAGATCCGTTAAAATCAATTTTAACTTTGCCGGGAGTTACCAATGCAGGAGAAGCTTCTTCAGGTTTTAATGTACGCGGAGGTGCTGCCGACCAGAATTTGATTCTTTTGGATGGCGCTCCTGTGTACGCAGACTCTCATATGTTTGGATTCTTTTCTATTTTTAATGCTGATATCGTAAACGGTTTAGATTTATACAAAGGAGGAATTCCGTCAAAATTTGGAGGACGTGTTTCTTCTGTTTTGGATGTTACGCAGCAAACGGGAGATTTTGAAGAATATAAAGTAAACGGAGGAATCGGTCTAATTTCGAGTCGTTTGCTTGTTCAAGGGCCTTTACAAAAAGAAAAAGGTTCGTTTATCGTTTCTGGACGTGCATCTTACGCACATTTATTTCTAAAACTAAGTGACAATAAAAACTCTGCCATGTTTTACGATTTGAATACAAAATTCAATTATCGTTTTAATGCTAAAAACTCGCTGTCTTTTTCTGGTTACTTCGGAAATGATATATTCGACATCAGCGATCGTTTTGCAAGCACTTACGGAAGCACCATGGGGATTTTAAGCTGGAAGCATAAATTTTCTGATCGTTTAAACAGCAATTTATCTACTTTCTACAGCGATTACAGATTCAATCTAGAAATACCTATTGAAAGTTTCAAATGGGACAGCAACATTCAGAGCTACGGCTTGAAATACAATTGGAATTTTCAGCAGTCAGAAAAGTTCAAAATCAATTATGGCATCGATGGTTTGTATTACAACTTCAATCCAGGTGTTGTACAGCCGACTGCTCCAGATTCTCAGTTCAATTATATGCAGCTGGATAAAAAATATGCTTTAGAGGCTTCTGCTTTTGTTGATTTTGAAAATCAGATTACCGAAAAACTGAATTTCCGTTACGGACTTCGCTACAGCACCTTTTATCGTTTGGGAGACGAAACGATCAATACTTATGAAAATGGCCAGGCCGTAGTATATAATCCGCTGTATAAAATTTATGAAGAAGGAACGCCAAACGGAAGCATTTCGTACGGAAAAGGCAAGACCATCAGCAAGTTTAATAATTTTGAGCCTCGAGCGGCTTTGTCTTATGCGTTTAACGACGAAACTTCTATAAAAGCGAGTTACAACCGAATGGCGCAGTACATTCATATTTTATCAAACACCCAGTCTCCACTGCCAATGAGCATTTGGACTCCAAGCGGACCATTTACCAAACCTCAGCTTTTGGATCAGTATGCTATGGGTTATTTCAGAAATTTCAGAGACGGAGATTACTCTTTAGAAACCGAATTATTTTATAAAAATGTTCAAAATCGTATTGATTATATTGACGGCGCTGATATCTTGGCTAACAACAATATTGAGCAGGTAATTTTAAACGGAAAAGCCAGATCTTACGGAATGGAATTGCTTTTCAGAAAAAACACGGGCGTTTTCACCGGATGGATTTCGTACACTTTATCTCGCGCTGAGCAAAAAACTCCCGGAAGAACTCCTGAAGAACCAGGAATTGCAAACGGCGATTGGTATTTGTCTGGATATGACAAATTGCACAATCTGAGCATTGTGGGAAGTTATGAACTGAATCCGAAATGGTCTTTTAATGGGAATTTCACTTTGCAGTCTGGCCAGCCGGTAACGTATGCGAATGGCTATTATGAAATGGGAGGAATTCATGTTCCAAACTATTCTTTGCGAAATGAAAACAGATTGCCACTTTTCCATCACTTAGATGTTGCGGCTACGTACACGCCAAAACCAGACAAAAAGAAAGGCTGGCAGAGCTATTGGGTATTTAGCCTTTACAATATTTACAACAGAAAAAATGCCGCTTCTATGAGTTTTACGACCAATGAAGATACAGGCGCAAATGAAACCAGAAGACTTTCTATTTTCGGAATTGTTCCTGGGGTTTCTTATAATTTTAAATTTTAATGCTATGAATAAATTGAAAAAATATACGATAATGAATAGAGCGCTGGCATTAATAAGTCTTCTTTTTGTTTTTTCTTTTGCTTCGTGCGAGGATGTGGTCAATCTGGATCTTAAAACTGGGGAAACCAAATTGGTTATCGATGCCGAAATTCTTTGGAAAAAAGGAACTGACGGAAAAGAACAAACTATAAAAATAAGTAAAACGGCTCCATATTACAACGGTTCTACACCAAAGGTCTCGGGCGCTCAAGTGAGAGTAGAAAACAGCAACGGCGATGTTTTTACGTTTAACGAAACTGAAGCAGGAGTGTACAAATGCACCAATTTTGTTCCTGTACTTAACGCAGATTACAAGTTACTTGTTACTGCCGAAGGACAAAGTTTTACTGCTGTCGAAAAACTTACTTCTGCTACTCCAATCAATAAAATCGAACAGAAAATTGTTCCTGATTTTGGAGGAAAAGATGTTATCGAAGTGACTTTTTATTACAACGATCCAGCAGATGAGGTTAATTTTTATGTAACCGATTATCAAGGTCCATTCTTGATTTATCCTGAATACGAAATTACAAATGATGAGTTTTATAATGGAAACGAAATCAGCACGAGATATTCTCATGAAGATATGAAAGCGGGCAGCACATTAAAAATTACGCACAGAGGCGTTTCTAAAAACTTCTTCAATTACTGGAAATTAATTCTAGAAGCTTCAAGTGCCAATCCATTTCTTGTTCCGCCGGGAAATATTAGAGGAAACATTGTAAATACTACTGATGCCAATAATTTTGCTTTTGGCTATTTCAGACTTTGCGAAGCCGATCAGATTGAGTATTTGGTGAAATAAATCTTTTCAATACCAATTAGAAAACCCTTAAACAGTACTGTCTAAGGGTTTTTCTTTTAAAAAGCATTTTTATTTTTATTCCACTTCAAAAACGGCTTGTATTTCAACCGAAGAATTCACGGGTATAGACGAAGCACCGAAAGTGGCTCTGGCGTGTTTTCCTTTTTCTCCAAATATTTCAACCGTCAAATTGGAAGCTACATTCATTAAATCTGCGTGTTTAGTGTAATCATCTTTGGTATTGAAAATTCCCGTAAGCTGTACGCATCGTTTCACGCGGTTCAAATCTCCATCAAGAGCTTCATTCAATACCGAAATCACATTAAGCATTGTTGCTTGCGTTGCTTCTTTCACTTGCTGGTCATCCAGATTTACGCCTAATTTTCCGGGATTTAAAATCTTTCCGTCTTTTAAAGCGACCTGATTAATAAATATCAAATTTCCTGCACGTACATAAGGCTGATAATTTCCTGCTGGTTTTGGCACCTGCGGCAATATGATATTCTTTTCTTTTAAGACATCATTAATTGGCGTTTGCGGCTTTTCTGCGATTTCTTTTTTCGAAAAAGTTCCTTTTAGCGCCAATGCAACTTTTGCAAAGTTTTTACCCTGCAATTCTGCCAAGTAGCGTTCATCTTTAGTTGGTCTTGGCACATCTTTTAAAGAAGCCATGCTCGTAGTTCCTAAAACCGAATTTCCTTGCGGAATCTTTTTATCTATTTTTTCTGTCCCTCTAATTCCGTTTGAAATCAAAACCATTCCGTGCACGGCAAGGCTATTCCAAAAAGACTGTAAAGCCAATTCTTTTCCAGCCCCGCTTCCTGCCGACATGAATACGGTTGCAGGCATTCCTTCTAATGCATGATTCGTCCATAAATCAACTGTTTTTGAAAGAAATTCACTCATTGGTGTACTAATATTTCCGAAATAAACGGGAGAGCCAAATGCAATTCCATCATACGTTTTTAGCTCATCAACTGTAGCAACTGGCACATCTTTAAGTTTTGCATTTGCAGAAGCTTTTACTTGCTTAATTACTGCACGAACATTCGGTTCGCTTTCTATTCCTTTTGCTATTTCTTTCGCCAGTTCATACGTTCCTCCATTATCAGAATGAATGAGCACTAATACATTTGCCGTTTTATTTTGCGCCGTAATTACAATACTAGTCAGTGCAAAAATCGCTATTAAAAAAAGCTGCAGTTTTCTCATGTTACTTTAAATTATATTGATTCACAAAAATAGCAATGGCGTTTTTATTAACTTTGCCAAAAAGTATATGCAAAACGCCAGTTTAAAATGCGGATTATCTGAAAAAAGCGAAGGCCATTATGTCGACGACATAACGACCAATGCTTATGTGTGGTATGATACAAATTGGAAACATGATGATTATAAACACAAACATCATCGTTCTCAGCTAACTTTTGTCGAAGAGGGTTATCAATATTTTCACATGGACGAAAAAGTATATCTCGTTCCTCAAAATCATGTTATCTGGATACCTTCAGCCAAAGAACACCGCATTACTTCAGAATCTAAAACAGTAAATCTGATGATTATGCTTTTTAAGTCGATTCCTGAAAAAGATTTTTTTCAAAATGTACACGTATTTTCAGCACCTTCTGTTTTGAAAGAAATGATTTTGTATGCCTCTAAATGGGACAAAGAATTAATTGACAATGAAGAAAAAACCAGCTTTTTAAATGCGCTTTTAATCAGTCTGCCTTCGTTTTGCAAAGAAAACAATTCCCTTCAAATTCCAGTTCCCGCAGATAATCGTTTGATTCCGGTTTGCAACGAAATCAACAGAAATTATCAATATGCTTTTGATATCGACGAACTGGCTAAACTCGCACAAATGTCGGTTCGGAGTTTACAGCGCATTTTTAAGCAGCATACCAATATTACCATTCAGAAATATTTGCAGTTGATTCGTATTCTAAAAAGCATTGAACTTCTTGACACCAATCAATATACCTTGACCCAAATTGCTTTTATGGTTGGCTACAAAAGTCTTTCGGCTTTTAGCACTTCTTATTTTTCAGTTATTAAAGAGAAACCTAGAACTCGAAAATGATTCGTTAGGTTACCAATCTTCTTTGTTTATTTGATATACAAAATTCAATTTTGGCTTTTCTCCAAAATAAGCCACTTCTTCTTCGGCTATTTTCTTGGCACCTATTCTCGAAATTGCAATTTGCGATCGGATATTCTCTGAACCAATATGGAATTTCACTTTTGAAACATATTGAAAAAGATAATCCAGCATGGTCTTTTTTACACTTTGATTCACGCCTTTTCCCCAGTGTGAAACCGCGTAAAAAGTATAACCGATAAAAATGCTGTCGTCTTCTGGGTTGAAATCGTAAAATCTTGTGCTTCCTATAACTTCTCCAGTTTCTTTATCAATAATTTTAAAAGCCCCTTCACTTTTCATGGCTCCTTCAAAAAAATTCTGAAAGACTTCTTTTTTCCATCGGTCTTTATTTGGGTGCTGTTCCCAAATTTTAGGATCGGAAGCTGCTTTGTACAAAGCTTCAAAATCTTTTTCTTCTAAAGGAGATAAAATGCAAAAGTCATTTTCTAAAATGGGCTGTAAATTAAAATTCATAGTTTTTATTGTTATAATACCAATTCCTCAAAAACAGGATCCTGCAAAAGCGCTGCGTACAGAGAATCTATAGACTTTTTAGAACCGTGTATCTGCCATTCTAAAACTATATGATCCAAATTGCGGTGCTGTGTGATCAGTTTTGATTTTACGTTGTAAGTTGAAAAAAGCTCTTTGCACCTTACATGACCGCTATCTGAGCGCTTAAAGGTTATCCGGAGCGTTTTATGTTCATTGATGAAGTCTATTTTATCTTGAAGAAATGTAAGCAGCGTAAGAATTGAAAGAATCATAACAGCCGCACAAGCCGATGCAAAATAATATCCTGCTCCTACTCCCATGCTTACTGCAGCAACCGACCATATCGTAGCCGCCGTCGTAATGCCACTGACATTATTATCTGATCTAAAAATTACTCCAGCGCAAAGAAACCCTAAGCCGGTCACAATGTTAGAGGCTATTCTATCTGGATTTCCAGCTCCACCAATCCACTGGGACATAAATGTAAAGAAACAAGCGCCAACCGAAATCATTATGGTCGTTCGAAGGCCGGCCGCTTTTCCCCGGTATTCTCTTTCGGCTCCAATTAAAGCTCCCCAAAATGCTGCTAATAGCAATCTTATGACAATTTCTAATTCCATTTAAAGTCTTCTAATTTTCTCAAATAAAATTAAGTAAAAAACATAAAAAAACCTCCAAAATCAAAAATGACTTTGAAGGTTTTCTGCTTTCTTTTGCTTTACTTGTATTCTTCTTCTTTTTGTTTGTACCAGTCTTTCATGACAAAAAAAGCTTTCTTTTTAATTCCGTTGCTAGAAATTAATCCTTTGCGGTTGAAGAAATCCTGAATATTGGGCAGCTGTCTTCTTGGTGATCTGAAGTCGACCAAAATCCAAGGAGAAACACCAGCCAAGCCTTCAATGCGATTAAACATTTGCGTATTTTGAATGTACAATTCCTCCTGATATTCTTCGTTCCAGCGTTCTTTTTTATCACCATGAAGGCCTTGCAAAGCTTCGCCCCCAAACTCGCTGATAATAACAGGTTTGTTGTACGGAATTACCCATTGCATATCCTTGCATGACTCGTTTGTTCCTCTGTACCAGCCCAAATATTGATTAAAACTTACAATATCGACATACTCATTCATATTATCATGAAGCGTATTGATATTATTTGAGCTCGAAGTAACTTCCATCGCCATACTAATCAGACGAGAATTGTCCTGCGTACGCGCGTATTTTGCCAGTCTGCTCAAGAAAACATCTCGATCATCGCCATGAGGAGTTTCATTGGCAATGGACCAGATTACGATTCCGCAACGGTTTTTGTCTCGATAAATCATGTCGTGCAACTGACGTTCGGCATTAGCGTACGTATCTGGATTTGTCCACGAAATAGTCCAATAAACCGGAACTTCAGACCACACCATTAGTCCCATTTTTTCGGCTTCTTTCACCATGTTTTCGTTGTGCGGGTAATGTGCCAGACGAACATAATTGCAACCCAATTCTTTTGCCCAAGTCAATAACGTAATTGCATCTTCTTGCGACCATGCCCTTCCCGATCTAAAAGGCGCTTCTTCGTGAATGCTGATACCTCTTAAAAAAACTTTTTTTCCGTTTAGCAGAATTTCTTTGCCTTTGGTTTCGATCGTTCTAAAACCAATTTGGTCTGCAATATTTTCATCTGCTTTAGAAATGGTTACCTCGTATAATTTTGGCTTTTCGGGCGTCCATAAAACGGGATTGGCTTTAAACTCAAAATAGGCCATTCCTTTAGCATCGGTCGTAACGCTCTTTTTGATTTTTAATTCTGGAATTGAAACCGAGACAGACTGATTTCCAGTTTCACTATTCAATTTTATCCAGCCCGAAATTTTCCCTTTTTCTTTTTTATCCAATTGAACCAGATAATCTTCGATATACGTATTCGGAACTTGAGCCAGAGTCACATCTCTTGTAATGCCGCCGTAATTCCACCAATCCATATTTACTGTTGGCACATTGTCTTTATGGCGTTTGTTATCGACTTTTACAACCACAAAATTATTTCCGTCAACTAATAAATTGGTAACATCAAAATTAAAAGGCGTGTAACCTCCAATGTGTGTTCCTGCCAATTTTCCGTTTACATACACTTTTGCATCGTAATTGACCGCTCCAAAGTGAAGGATTCCTTTGGTTTTTGCATCTTTCTTGTAATTAAAGTCTTTCTGAAACCAAACCGTTCCTTCATAAAAAAACAGTCTTTGATCTTTCGAATTCCAATCAGACGGAATATCCATTACTGCTGAGGTTGCAAAATTGTATTCGCTCAATTCTGTGGTGTTCCATTTTTTATTTTCGAAAAATCCGTTGTCTTTGAAAGGCTCTAAACGGTAATTAAAATATCCATTTTCCAGCGGATCTACGATGTAGCTCCATTTTCCGTTTAAAGTAACATTGTTTCGAGATGAAATATTAGACACCAACGGAATTTCCTGTGCTATTGTTTTTCCAATCAGCAGAAACATACAGCACAGCATTATTATTCTTTTCATAATTAAAATCATTTTGGTTGTGAAGGTCATTAGTTAGTAAAATATGAAGTTTATAAAGTTAAAAAGTTTCTCAAATTCACTAGTAAAACAAACATCCCATATTACTGAAAAATAACCCATCAAATACTTATCAATTTCATAGTATAAAGCGTAATTTGTCATTTTTTCTTTCTTTCTCAGCATTGCATTAAATAAAAAAACCACTTCAATTAAGAAATGGCTTGTGTGCCGCTCCGCTGGAGCTTTTACATTTTGGTGTTTAATTCGCTATAAATATTTTGCTCCACTGGAGCAGTTTCTTAAAAGCGATTATCTCAATTTTAAACTGCTTCTTCTGTCTCTTTTATCAATCCTAAAATTTTACCGTAGGCAATTGCTGCTTTGTGAACTTGAACCGTCCAGTCTTCTGCGGCGTTATCATCAGCTCCGTCGGAAATATATTTTAAACTCAAAAACGGAATATTTTCTTTCATCGCGATCGTGGCTAGCGCGTAAGCTTCCATATCGACCACATTGTAGGCATCAGATTTATGTTCCATTTCGAAATTATCGCCTGTTCCGCAGATGCCTTCTTGAAGATTGTCCATTAATAATCCATATTCTAAAACTGGCGGCAAACCAGAAAGTGGCGTTTCGTATAGTGCAAAACCCAAACCGCGAACGTCCATATCTCTTTGAACAAATTTGGTGCAGCAGATTACATCGCCTTTTTGAAAAAAGCTGCTTCCCGCCGAACCCAGATTTACGATAACAGCAGGCTTTTTCTTTAGAATGGCTTTTGTCAATTCGTAAGCCGCATTTACTTTTCCTATTCCGGTGAATAAGACATTATGGCCTTTAAAAACTTCTGCCGCTTCAGATTCTAAAGCAAAACAGAATAATATATCTTCAATCGCAAAAGATGCTGTTTGGTTAATTTGTATCATATGTAACTTATTTTCGGTTTACAAAAATACGCTTAAAAATTTA
This genomic interval carries:
- a CDS encoding FecR family protein, yielding MDKKKFDEEFKKLWEESPLSHSDSDKEASWEQFHAKTFSEKKRKFRPWHLYAAASVLLFALIGTGFYFSSESTNENAVVAETVIENLTAKIKYVVLPDSSKIELSPNSKISYGANFALNRKIEIEGEAYFNVKKDKQHPFQVFCDETTTTVLGTSFTVKESENEHVTVELFEGSVQMNVKGQSQKWILKPGDKFTYGNQTVSVTEFSRFVDFDNETLSVISRYIEENYGYKVNIPKENLDQKITIRINKREDLKTILQLLSEMYNLNFEINEDLRQITFQ
- a CDS encoding TonB-dependent receptor gives rise to the protein MKHIISACFFLFSLSMSAQSVTVTVDQNVTLKEFFKQIESQTDFKFAFTDQIDTSKKYFTQKNTYKNVEISKLITELNQTSTVQFSIVGNNIFVKQKVQNQKPAKKKSKLTGHVYDDERQPVIGANIFIKELETGVVTDANGKYSIDLPNGTYTVQVSYVGFKNEEKRVSISDDTKTNFNIDSDSQQLGEVIVMNSKAVDIKTTQMSVNKLTMQEIKRIPVAMGEPDPLKSILTLPGVTNAGEASSGFNVRGGAADQNLILLDGAPVYADSHMFGFFSIFNADIVNGLDLYKGGIPSKFGGRVSSVLDVTQQTGDFEEYKVNGGIGLISSRLLVQGPLQKEKGSFIVSGRASYAHLFLKLSDNKNSAMFYDLNTKFNYRFNAKNSLSFSGYFGNDIFDISDRFASTYGSTMGILSWKHKFSDRLNSNLSTFYSDYRFNLEIPIESFKWDSNIQSYGLKYNWNFQQSEKFKINYGIDGLYYNFNPGVVQPTAPDSQFNYMQLDKKYALEASAFVDFENQITEKLNFRYGLRYSTFYRLGDETINTYENGQAVVYNPLYKIYEEGTPNGSISYGKGKTISKFNNFEPRAALSYAFNDETSIKASYNRMAQYIHILSNTQSPLPMSIWTPSGPFTKPQLLDQYAMGYFRNFRDGDYSLETELFYKNVQNRIDYIDGADILANNNIEQVILNGKARSYGMELLFRKNTGVFTGWISYTLSRAEQKTPGRTPEEPGIANGDWYLSGYDKLHNLSIVGSYELNPKWSFNGNFTLQSGQPVTYANGYYEMGGIHVPNYSLRNENRLPLFHHLDVAATYTPKPDKKKGWQSYWVFSLYNIYNRKNAASMSFTTNEDTGANETRRLSIFGIVPGVSYNFKF
- a CDS encoding DUF4249 domain-containing protein — encoded protein: MNKLKKYTIMNRALALISLLFVFSFASCEDVVNLDLKTGETKLVIDAEILWKKGTDGKEQTIKISKTAPYYNGSTPKVSGAQVRVENSNGDVFTFNETEAGVYKCTNFVPVLNADYKLLVTAEGQSFTAVEKLTSATPINKIEQKIVPDFGGKDVIEVTFYYNDPADEVNFYVTDYQGPFLIYPEYEITNDEFYNGNEISTRYSHEDMKAGSTLKITHRGVSKNFFNYWKLILEASSANPFLVPPGNIRGNIVNTTDANNFAFGYFRLCEADQIEYLVK
- a CDS encoding Atu1372/SO_1960 family protein — translated: MRKLQLFLIAIFALTSIVITAQNKTANVLVLIHSDNGGTYELAKEIAKGIESEPNVRAVIKQVKASANAKLKDVPVATVDELKTYDGIAFGSPVYFGNISTPMSEFLSKTVDLWTNHALEGMPATVFMSAGSGAGKELALQSFWNSLAVHGMVLISNGIRGTEKIDKKIPQGNSVLGTTSMASLKDVPRPTKDERYLAELQGKNFAKVALALKGTFSKKEIAEKPQTPINDVLKEKNIILPQVPKPAGNYQPYVRAGNLIFINQVALKDGKILNPGKLGVNLDDQQVKEATQATMLNVISVLNEALDGDLNRVKRCVQLTGIFNTKDDYTKHADLMNVASNLTVEIFGEKGKHARATFGASSIPVNSSVEIQAVFEVE
- a CDS encoding AraC family transcriptional regulator, which encodes MQNASLKCGLSEKSEGHYVDDITTNAYVWYDTNWKHDDYKHKHHRSQLTFVEEGYQYFHMDEKVYLVPQNHVIWIPSAKEHRITSESKTVNLMIMLFKSIPEKDFFQNVHVFSAPSVLKEMILYASKWDKELIDNEEKTSFLNALLISLPSFCKENNSLQIPVPADNRLIPVCNEINRNYQYAFDIDELAKLAQMSVRSLQRIFKQHTNITIQKYLQLIRILKSIELLDTNQYTLTQIAFMVGYKSLSAFSTSYFSVIKEKPRTRK
- a CDS encoding GNAT family N-acetyltransferase, encoding MNFNLQPILENDFCILSPLEEKDFEALYKAASDPKIWEQHPNKDRWKKEVFQNFFEGAMKSEGAFKIIDKETGEVIGSTRFYDFNPEDDSIFIGYTFYAVSHWGKGVNQSVKKTMLDYLFQYVSKVKFHIGSENIRSQIAISRIGAKKIAEEEVAYFGEKPKLNFVYQINKEDW
- a CDS encoding MgtC/SapB family protein; translation: MELEIVIRLLLAAFWGALIGAEREYRGKAAGLRTTIMISVGACFFTFMSQWIGGAGNPDRIASNIVTGLGFLCAGVIFRSDNNVSGITTAATIWSVAAVSMGVGAGYYFASACAAVMILSILTLLTFLQDKIDFINEHKTLRITFKRSDSGHVRCKELFSTYNVKSKLITQHRNLDHIVLEWQIHGSKKSIDSLYAALLQDPVFEELVL
- a CDS encoding glycoside hydrolase family 2 protein, yielding MKRIIMLCCMFLLIGKTIAQEIPLVSNISSRNNVTLNGKWSYIVDPLENGYFNYRLEPFKDNGFFENKKWNTTELSEYNFATSAVMDIPSDWNSKDQRLFFYEGTVWFQKDFNYKKDAKTKGILHFGAVNYDAKVYVNGKLAGTHIGGYTPFNFDVTNLLVDGNNFVVVKVDNKRHKDNVPTVNMDWWNYGGITRDVTLAQVPNTYIEDYLVQLDKKEKGKISGWIKLNSETGNQSVSVSIPELKIKKSVTTDAKGMAYFEFKANPVLWTPEKPKLYEVTISKADENIADQIGFRTIETKGKEILLNGKKVFLRGISIHEEAPFRSGRAWSQEDAITLLTWAKELGCNYVRLAHYPHNENMVKEAEKMGLMVWSEVPVYWTISWTNPDTYANAERQLHDMIYRDKNRCGIVIWSIANETPHGDDRDVFLSRLAKYARTQDNSRLISMAMEVTSSSNNINTLHDNMNEYVDIVSFNQYLGWYRGTNESCKDMQWVIPYNKPVIISEFGGEALQGLHGDKKERWNEEYQEELYIQNTQMFNRIEGLAGVSPWILVDFRSPRRQLPNIQDFFNRKGLISSNGIKKKAFFVMKDWYKQKEEEYK
- a CDS encoding nucleosidase; this encodes MIQINQTASFAIEDILFCFALESEAAEVFKGHNVLFTGIGKVNAAYELTKAILKKKPAVIVNLGSAGSSFFQKGDVICCTKFVQRDMDVRGLGFALYETPLSGLPPVLEYGLLMDNLQEGICGTGDNFEMEHKSDAYNVVDMEAYALATIAMKENIPFLSLKYISDGADDNAAEDWTVQVHKAAIAYGKILGLIKETEEAV